One segment of Bradyrhizobium sp. CB2312 DNA contains the following:
- a CDS encoding SDR family oxidoreductase, translating into MTTVLITGANRGIGLALARQYAAERADVIGCCREPARAKELKEVAPTSGGHVQIMQLDVSDEASIASLKGALSNQPIDILINNAGIVGPETQSADCIDVEGWIKTLRVNALAPILIGQALRDNLRRGFGKKLVAISSDAGSISIDCYAGSPSGRNRYAYRASKAALNNGMRGLARDWADDGVLVAILNPGFVRTDMTGRRAAGSSASISPEESARGIIRRIAELAPNTSGAFQDYRGEPIPW; encoded by the coding sequence ATGACCACAGTTCTGATCACAGGCGCGAACCGAGGCATCGGCCTTGCGCTCGCGCGCCAATACGCCGCGGAACGTGCCGATGTGATTGGCTGCTGCCGCGAGCCAGCAAGAGCAAAGGAGTTAAAGGAGGTCGCGCCGACGTCTGGCGGTCACGTGCAGATCATGCAACTGGACGTGTCCGACGAGGCCTCGATCGCGTCGCTGAAGGGCGCGCTCAGCAATCAGCCGATTGATATTCTCATCAACAACGCGGGAATCGTCGGCCCAGAGACTCAGTCAGCCGACTGCATCGACGTCGAGGGCTGGATTAAGACGCTGCGCGTCAACGCCCTTGCGCCGATACTCATAGGCCAGGCGCTGCGCGACAACTTGAGGCGCGGCTTCGGGAAGAAGCTGGTGGCGATCAGCAGCGATGCCGGTTCCATCAGCATCGACTGTTACGCTGGGAGCCCTTCCGGCCGTAATAGATACGCCTACCGGGCTTCGAAGGCGGCGCTCAACAACGGCATGCGTGGGCTCGCGCGCGACTGGGCGGACGACGGCGTGCTGGTCGCGATACTAAATCCCGGCTTTGTGCGGACCGACATGACAGGTAGACGCGCCGCTGGCTCTTCCGCATCCATCTCCCCCGAAGAGAGCGCGCGCGGCATCATCCGACGGATCGCCGAGCTGGCGCCGAACACCAGCGGTGCCTTCCAGGATTATCGGGGCGAGCCAATACCGTGGTAA